tccccttccaagccatggaaggtttgttctttcgctctttgcaataaatcttgctgctgctcactctttcaGTCCctgctgcctttatgagctgtaacactcaccgcaaaggtctacggcttcactcctgaagtcagtgagaccacgaacccactggaaggaacaaacaactccggacgcgccacctttaagacctgtaacactcactgtgaaggtctgcggctgcactcctgaagtcagcaagaccacgaactcaccagaaggaagaaactccggacataTCTGAACATCgaaaggaacaaactccggacacgccatctttaagaactgtagcactcaccgcgagggtccacagcttcattcttgaagtcagcaagaccaagaacctactggaaggaaccaattccggacacaccatcacctaagtattaagctcAGCATCGCTTAGCTAtacttcctgatgctctccctcccaccacccccaactccaacaggccccagtgtgtgttgttccccactgtgtccatgtgttctcatcattcagctcccacttagaagtgagaacatgcagtgtttggttttctgttcctgcattagtttgctgatgATAATCATTGGAAATACTTGCTCTgtatttagatttcataaaaCTTGCAACTTAAAAAAAGCAGAGTCGTATACCTAAGTTTTTCCAAATGCAAGTTTTCTATTAACTTGattatcagtttttaaatttatattaaattaaaaatcaggttcttaatagccacatgtgacCGGCAGTTTCTGTATAAGACAGTACAACTGTTAGAAGTGATTGCTTTAAATGAGGCACTCGCTTCAGGCACTAAgtcttggggggtgggggtgccagAAGCTCAGTGATCAAGGTAGACAATATTTAAATgcagtatgtttttaaaaattcaaaatcaggccaagcatagtggctcatgcctgtaatcccagcactttgggaggccacggtgggcggAACAATATTTAAggtttagaaaaatatttgagcccaggtgttggagaccagcctgggcaaatgacaaaaccccacctctacaaaaaataaattaattagccCGACATAGTGGTGAACGcatatagtcccagccactcaggaggctgaggtgggaggatcgcttgagccctgaaggttgaggctgcagtgagctgtgatctcaccactgcactccaacctgagcaacagagtgagaccctgtctcaaaaaaaaaaaaaaaaatcaaaatcaatgcAAAAGATGAATTATGGACAAGATATTGATGTTTTGAATACAGACATTAACTCAATCAGGGTAAGGCCCgtgtctgttttctttattgttataTTGACAGTACTTTGAACAAAGTCTGGGTCTTACAGTTGTTTgtcaatatttgctgaatgaattcaAAGGGGACAAAATGTTTAAGGTATGGGTGTTTGACATTTTTTGCCTAGATCCCCAATACCACTCTCGTCTTTATTGGGTCCTTATTACACAAAGCACCATTGGCGAAGGTATGGAAGAGAAGCAGTCTCCTACAATTATGGGTAAGAGTGGATTTTTAAAGCTATTTGGCAATATCCGTCAAAACTTAAAATGTATATAGATTTTAGCTCCAAATTTCTGTAGTTTACACCCAACAGAAATAACAGCATAGATGTATAGCATTGCAGTGTTGCTTGTTGAATCAAAAGACTGGAGTGGAAGCAAGGACTTCAGTttccgcctataatcccagcaccttgggaggcagaggtgggcgcaTCACTTGAGATCAcgactgggtgacacagtgagacgctatctcaaacaaacaaacaaacagttaaACGGGCAGCATGCGAACTCAGCGTACTCAGAGAGGCAGATAAAAGCCGAGACCAAAGAGCAGGAGCCCAGCTGCAAATTCAACTCCGAAAGACCCTGGACTCCGCAAACGTCTGGCCGCGGCTCTTGAGCTCTTAAGTTTAGGTTTCTGAAGCTTACGTTTAGTTTCGATTTCTTAAGTTTCGGTTTCTGAGCGCTCGGCATCTGATTCAATTTCCAGTTTCCTGTTCTTGCTGGGGATGGTGTCTCTCCTTTAACAAAGACACGCCCCGCGGCGGAGTCCCAGGGCCGCCGAGGCCTGGCGCGCACGCGCACGCGCACGCACACGCCCACCGCGCGGGTTCCAGAGGTCCCAGGTGCTGAGGAGAGAGAGAACGCGAGGGACTGCGCCGCCCGGACGGCCTGCAGAGCGCTGCCATCATGAGGTAAGGGTTTTCCTCGGCCTCTCCTCCCAAGCCCTGCGTCGGCCTTTGTTTCAAACCGggcttcttttattcatttccaGCGCAGTTCTGCGGCCTTTTCAGAGGCCGAGCCCCTAGCGCCCGGCAACCGGGCATCTGCGTTGGGGACCCTCCCCGGGCGCTCTGTCCCGGCGCGCGGCGTCTGAAGACGGGCCTGTCGGGGAGGGTGGCCGAGTGCACGCTTCTCTGGAGTCTGGTCCCTACCCAGCGCCTAAGGAGGCCGGTCAGGGAGGAGGAACAGGAGATGCTCCCCGGGAGCCTGCCCCATCCCTGGCGTCTGCGGTCGGGACTGTCAGGGCATGTGCCGGGCGACGCTCCCTTGGGAGGCCTGTCCACCCATCGCGACCCGACGGCTCTTCTCGGCAGCGGCGACGGTGACCGTTCTGGGCCCGCGGCCGCCGCCTCCGGGAAACTGATCAGCGCCTGCAGAGCCCCCAGGCGCTGTTCCGGGGGCCGCTGCTACGTGCCACGGGTCTCCTTAGGCCTGTCGCGTGCCTCTCTTTCCAGCTGCCAGTCCCTCGGTGTGGCATACGCGATTTCGCCGCAGCCCTCCAGGCGTCACATTCGCCTGCCACTGCCAGTTTGCCTTTCTGATTTCTGGGTCTGAGTTCTTCCCTTCCCGGGAGCTACCTCTGTACCAAGCACAGATTGTTATGGTCCCACCCAATCCTGCTGTTTTATGAGGATTTCTTTATCTGTCTCCTTTACTGATTTAGTATGATGGCGTCCTTTTCTTGATCATTTTGTATCCCCAGGGGCTAGCACCCTGCCCTGCACGTGGTTAGTGAACCTTCCGCATTTAATGAGTTGAGGAATGAGATATTAAGGTCTTGGACTCTAAAAGCAGATAGTCCCTTGTTCTAAATCCTGGCTGAACTGCTACTAGTTGAGTGACCCCAAAGTTTCTCAAACTCTGTGAATCtgttccttatttgtaaaaattaatggTGTCCATCTCTTGGGACTGTGGAAAAGGACAGTAATAAATCCTATCAGTTGACTGCTTAGCACATAATACTtgcacaataaatgttaattattcccattataagttaaaaaaaaagtttaagtgcCACCCACACATCtaactttatttttgagacggagtctcgccctgtcacccaggctgtagtataatggctccatctcggctcactgcaacctccgcctcccgggttcaagcgattctcctgcctcagcttcccatgtagctgggattacaggcgtgtgccaccacgcctggctaattttttgtatctttagtagagacgggggtttcaccatgttgaccgggctggtctcgaattcctgacctcgtgatccgcccgcctcagcctcccaaagtgctgggattacaggcatgagccacaacgcctggccaCATCTAACATTTGTAAGAAAGGACAGTGCTATCAGGAAGGGGcttgaaaacaacaataacaacaacaacaaaaaaacaaaacacaacagcaacaaccaccacaaaaaaacagaaaaagacgcCCGGCGTGCACCGTATATATGCAGGATGGGGAGGAAAAGGGCTCAGCCCCATTGGGGACTGTCTCCCAAGGACAATGAAAGACTGCTTCTTCCTAGCAGAAGAACAGAATTACCGAAAGATACATGTTACCTCTTCTGATGCAATAGCTTCTATCTTATCAGCTTCCCAAAGACAAAGTTACAAAATTAAGTAGACAAAGTTTAAACAGTAAAAATTCTCATGGTGTCCAGTTATGCATAAATTCCAGAGCCTGGACAAACCACGTCAGTACCTGATTGAATGTCCCTTTGAGATCTTACAACCACATCCATAATACCTGAGCagccctcctcatcctccttgGGCTGGGCTGGTAGAGACCTTCAAAACAGGTTTTTGTTTTAGGCAGGGGGCTGGTAAAGCCATGTTGTTGTGGATTTAAGCAGGCTGTAAGGACATGGCATGTCTTGCCCATATTTTTGGTACAATTACACTAGAGAAAGGAACAATTACCAAGGAGCAATTTTACCAGGTTTCCTAGTCAGGATCAGTACTCATAATACAGAAAtgaaattttcttattaattattgaatatgtatatattcattccTAATTTTCAACGGCTTAGTGATTGCCACAAGGAAATAGACACATGTAATACAGAAAGCTCTGTCATCTCTCCAGAACTGTTTTTGCAATAAATAGTGAgaattgaaatgaaatatttctagGATATAACTGTATATAGAAGAGACTCTAGTATAAAGTTATGGGAACCTAATGTTTTAACTGTAAGATCAAATAGGGATAAAATTAGTTGTTATGCAAAGAACAATATTTAAggtttagaaaattatttcttgtatttcttcaaaaattaaaaagtattttatctttGACAGTGAAATTCCTAAGGACACCTTGAAGGCCCTTCTGTTGGAGTTAGAATGTCATTTTACATGGAATTTACTTAAGGAAGACATTGATCTGTTTGAGGTGGAAGATACAATTGGGCAACAGCTTGAATTTCTTACCACAAAATCTAGACTTGCTCTTTATAACCTATTGGCCTATGTGAAACACCTAAAAGGCCAAAATAAAGACGCCCTTGACTGCTTggaacaagcagaagaaataatccaGCAAGAACACTCAGACAAAGAAGAAGTACGAAGCCTGGTCACTTGGGGAAACTATGCCTGGGTGTATTATCACATGGACCAGCTTGAAGAAGCTCAGAAGTATACAGGTAAGATAGGGAATGTCTGCAAGAAATTGTCCAGTCCTTCTAACTACAAGTTGGAGTGTCCTGAGACTGACTGTGAGAAAGGGTGGGCACTCTTGAAATTTGGAGGAAAGTATTATCGAAAGGCTAAAGCGGCTTTTGAGAAGGCTCTGGAAGTGGAGCCTGACAATCCAGAATTTAACATCGGCTATGCTATCACAGTGTATCGGCTGGACGATTCTGATAGAGAAGGGTCTGTAAAGAGCTTTTCTCTGGGGCCTTTGAGAAAGGCTGTTACCCTGAACCCAGATAACAGCTACATTAAGGTTTTTCTGGCACTGAAGCTTCAAGATGTACATGCAGAAGCTGAAGGGGAAAAGTATATTGAAGAAATCCTGGACCAAATATCATCCCAGCCTTACGTCCTTCGTTATGCAGCCAAGTTCTATAGGAGAAAAAATTCCTGGAACAAAGCTCTCGAACTTTTAAAAAAGGCCTTGGAGGTGACACCAACTTCTTCTTTCCTGCATCACCAGATGGGACTTTGCTACAGGGCACAAATGATCCAAATCAAGAAGGCCACACACAACAGACCTAAAGGAAAGGATAAACTAAAGGTTGATGAGCTGATTTCATCTgctatatttcatttcaaagcagcCATGGAACGAGACTCTATGTTTGCATTTGCCTACAcagacctggccaacatgtatGCTGAAGGAGGCCAGTATAGCAATGCTGAGGACATTTTCCGGAAAGCTCTTTGTCTGGAGCACATAACCGATGATCACAAACATCAGATCCATTACCACTATGGCCGATTTCAGGAATTTCACCGTAAATCAGAAAATACTGCCATCCATCATTATTTAGAAGCCTTAAAGGTCAAAGACAGATCACCCCTTCGCACCAAACTGACAAGTGCTGTGAAGAAATTGGCTACCAAGAGACTTTGTCACAATGCTTTAGATGTGCAGAGTTTAAGTGCCCTAGGGTTTGTTTACAAGCTGGAAGGAGAAAAGAGGCAAGCTGCTGAGTACTATGAGAAGGCACAAAAGATAGATCCAGAAAATGCAGAATTCCTTACTGCTCTCTGTGAGCTCCGACTTTCCATTTAAATACATACTCTAGGAAATTAGCTCTAAGTTTTTCCCTCCATTTTgggttcttctgttttttttttttattgttttaatccaTTGTTTATTAtagagctaatatttattgaatagttaTTGTGTACCAAGCATTGTACTAAATACTTTATATGCATTATGATGAATCTTGTgcggttttctttctttttttctttttaattaaaatactatAATCCGTTGAGAAATAGCAATATTCTAGCTATTGTAACTTCTAAAAATGGTATGGCCATTAGATCTGTGCTTTTTATCTCTGCTCTTTAAATTTCTCAtattatatagtaaatatattccTACGTAAACCTTTCATACCTAGATCAAGAATACTCTTCCAGGAGTACAAAATTACATTATTGATAGTTAAGCTCTTAATTCTGTAGCTTGCAAAAGACAGCACTTTTTAGTTACAGATGTTTTGACTTTGAGGAGGATATTTAGCTATCAATCTAATAGTCAcgtaaaatatcttttttgttggaaaaaagtttataataaaaaagtttgtCATCTTTAGTGacttcaataaaatgaaaaaactagaagaggagaaaaaggatttcctcaaattttaaatatgtaacttCAGGGATTCAATCCCCAAATGTTTATTAAGTAGCTAGAAATaatttgtggaaaaaaatgaataatggaAAATAGTGAGTCTcaaattgttctcttttttttttttactaaaacaaATCTGCAATGAATCTAGATGAATTTCCAACTAAAATTACAATATTTTTAGATTAAAATTATTGAGATATAAAGCAGCCATTGGGAAATTGGGAGAAatgataaagaaatggaaaaagatgtCCCTAACCTACACCCATAGATTACCAAGGTTTCAGTGTACTAGTTTTGAATCTGTTCTGAATGGAGTTTTTATAGCCTCAATTTCTGGCCTTTGGCTATTTTAGCATTTCAAAGTGACTTCtatgaagctttttttttaaatgtgaaattttcAGAATGTTGTTTTTTTTCATGTAGATACTCCAGGAAGAGTTAAGCGCTGCTTTCAGTTTTAATATCCACCTTGAGGGGTCGCTGCTTGAGGGCTCTTATCCCAGGGGACTTTTTAATTCGGATGTTACTTAATGTGGCTTCTCTAATGTAGTTTCTTTGATTACAGACTACACAATTATGTACCATCACAGTATTAGTGGAAAAGTACCATGTGATTTAATTCTCCATTCCTCCAATGTAACtcttaaaattattatgtatgtgtgtgtgttttactttttgttttttatcatctttaaaatttctattatgGTTtgattgttataaaaataatgaattctcactgtaaatttcaaaaaaaaaattacaaaagtatgtgaatttaaaaatgagagCAGTCCCCTCACCCTATCACAGTTCCTTCCACACCCTCAAGGTAAACTTATAACTTATAACTTATAATTTGATATGTATCCTTCCAGATCTTTTTACTATACGTAAtcagacatacatatatactgcAGTGTATCtcatgtattaatttttaaaaatcttttgttttacttaattctgttttttttaattattattttgtttgatcTATTAAGGAAGAACAAGGAAGGGAATGATCTTTACTCAAGAATTTCAGAAAGTCAGCACTGAAGTCCTGACCTATCAGTAGACACATTTGTCCCTTTCAGATATTTTAGGATATTCTAGCAAAGCAGGCCATTTCTCCCCCCTGAAAGTACATAACTTCTATCACTTGCCACATAATTCAAAAAACTCACATTAAGGGGTTACTCAGACAGTTAATCATAGAAAAGATTATTTGCTTCATCAGTTAACTTGTTTTTATAAATCAGGGCTGTGTTCATACACAGAAGGGGCCTGAGATTTCTGCACTTtaaacaagctcccaggtgaggaTGCTGTGGCTGTTCTAATTACATTTTGAGTAGTAAGGTCTACAACATTGTTCCTCAAACTTGGCTACATATTGGAATCAcctaaaaagttaaaacaaaacatgGATGTCTGGGTCCCGCCCCATAGAGAATGACTTAATTGGCATGGGGTGCAGTCCAGGCATCATGATTTTTAGATTTCCCAGTTGGAACTTGTGCAGCAAAGTTTGGGAGGTACTGATGTACATGTGAAAAGTAagtataaatggaataaaattaattaGGCTAATAGGCTTAACCCAGGAAATCCTAAGTTCCTTGAATATCCAGTTTGCATTTGGACTCCTCATCATATACTTGGTATATAATACTCTAATAAAAGCTGCCTGAGTTGAATTGTATATTGTCCTGTACCTACCTCTGAAAGCTGCCCTTACCAACTGACTCAAAGTCTCTGAAATGGGTCCAAATCCTACTTAGTTAGATGAACTCATTCTGTCAGGCCTGATAAGAATCCTATGATGCCAGGCCCAAGTTATTTTCTTGCCTATTTGACAAACTCATAAATATGCCGAGAAAAGTGGCTATGATTGCCTTTCAGGGTAATTTGACCCTTCCGGAAAAGAAGTGCTGCCTCTCCAAATCTTGAAGGTGCTCTTGGAAACTATTTCATTCAGCACTAAAGGTATGCTCCCTGACTCACAAAAGCTGAGAAAAGCCCTTTCAACAAATGATAAATCACCTGGCAGAAAAACTGGCTTCCCAGTCATGGAGCTCTTAAAGATATTTGCTGTCCTCTCTGGGTACAGAAATAGTCTTACCAGATGATCACATGCTATCAGCCAGAGTTTCAAAAGCAATATAAGCTGTCACTATTCCTTTCTAGATTGAGTCAACGATGCCGATTACTTCAGTTCGGGAACAACCATGTAGACAACACAGAACTTTAAAATCAGGAGGACCTTGAGAAAATCCCTACTCCAACCAACTTTATTGATATGAAGATTGAGACCAGGACTGGTGATACGACTTCAGGTTTCACAACTAATTTATGGACCATAATTTCTTTCTCCTGGCTGCTGGTTCAGTAGCActcatgcccattttacagttTCTACTGATAATCATTTGTTGGAGGCAACAAACTCCATTTGCTGGAGTCTGTCAAACTCAGTTGACAGAGTTTATCTGGCCATGATGTGACTATGCTTATGTGACATCACCTACAACACAGGCAGGCCCAAGGATAGTCATTTTATGGAATATGTTCATTACTGAGATTAAGGAACATGACAGAACTATAAAACAATGTGGCATGTTTTTATATAATTGGTGAATTACAAGAAATGAAAATCCATTTGGCCTTGACAATTAGAACAGTCTCCTTTGAGTAGTTCAAGTGTAATAACATTGTAACCCTAATGTGGTAGCAATGAGAAGCACCTCTCAGATGTCTAGCTACAGGGATTATAATTGTCTGAAGGTCCCATCTCTACACATTGAAATCTATCACTACATTTACACTGAGTGGCAAGGATACTAAGTCATGTCCTCTCCTGAGAGATGCAGTACCCCTCTGATGAGCAATTTAAACTCAAGGACTCCCCACCAGCGTTGCCAAATGTTCCTTAAAACAATACTGTAATCTAAGATGTTTTTACCCAACTTTTATTCCTTCTGTCTCTCCTACATAAGGGGTCAGACCTGCATCACAGTTGGATGGCTCTCCCAGCCTCTGTCTGCTCTCTTCCCGTTTTTTCTCAGAGGTGTTTCCAATACATTTCTTGCATGTTCAACATCCCATCTTGGATCAAACTGACACATCTAGTGAAAGAAATTTAATTAGAGGACTCTAATTGGCGGTAGGTAAATAATGTTTACATAATATAAATGTCATTTATTGTTCTTCAACTTTCTGGATCAGTAATTATGATTAAAGAACAAAAcatggctggatgtggtgacgcatgcctgtaatcccagcactttgtgaggctaaggcagacagattgcttgaggccaggagttcgagaccagtctggccgacgtggcaaaaccccatctctactaaaattacaaaaattagctaggcatggtggcacatagctgtaatcccagctacttgggaggctgaggcacatgaatcacttgaacccaagaggcagaggttgcagtgagccaagatcacatcattgcactcctccaacctgggcgatagagtgagactctgtcaaataaataaataaataaataaataaataaataaataaatctttccaAAGTTATAATATTTGATTTGGAAAAGAGAATGGGGAAGAGAGGTAAGGGAAATTGTCTTAGTTTCtgttgtgctgctataatagaataccgagactgagtaattttaacaagcagaaatttatttctcacagttctggagactggaagttcaagatcaaggagctggcaggtttggtgtctggtgagggcctggtctctgcttccaagatgtcACCTTGAATGTTCCATCCTCTGGAAGGGAGGAACTCtattcctcacatggcagaagagcagaagagagcAAGACCTCACTCCTGCAAGCCCTTTTGATAAGAGCATTAGTCTAGTCATGTGGGCAGAGCCTTCAGGAACATCTCTCCTTAGGCCTCACCTctcaatactgttgcattggagattaagcttccaatccatgaatttggaggagacaaaaacattcaaaccatagcagaagaATAGAGACTCAAAAGATACAGTTAAGATTTGATGGAGTAAGAATTAAATATGTTATTATaacttataaaacaaattaagtaaaaattGAGTTGTGAGATGAGAAGAGTTCTTTAAATTCAGTTAATTAAATCCTAACAACATAGCAGAAAATCAATAGATAAAGTCTATATTAAATAGATCAAAAAATAACGTTATAAAATATACCATCACAGATTGGGATAGCCCCTTCTCACAAAACtgactttcttcctctttctatcCCTTCAGAACAACATAGCAagtgtatatttaatttaaaacaagttTATCACTTAGCTTTCTGCTCATACATCCCCTCTCTTTCCGCTTATACATCCCCTTTTCTCCCAGGACTCCAGCCTCTGCATTCCTCTCTAATTCTCTTCTGAGCCAAAGTTCCCTGCCTCACTGGGATGTGGTTTCTTCTTCTTTAGCTTTCTCTTTTCCTGAGATCAAGCCACACACACTGGATCCCACCCCAACCACAACTACCCCCTTCTTCAGAAACTTCATATTTACTAAGtttaatttgttcattcaacattttgtatttcattttaagtgAGAAATAAAACAGTATCTAATTACTAGAAATGTACTAGAAATGCCATGTGTATATTCCCAAAACTGTCTAATCTGAGGGGTTCCTCTGTAAGTGATGAACTGGATTTCTCAATACCTCCTTTCATGATGGCACCTAGCTGAGTAACTAAAGAAATAATGAAGGTGTCATAAATAAGCTTTGGGAAAACCATGCCTCAATGGGAGCACACAGGTGCCTCACAGACAACAAACTCTGAAGGGCAAGCATAGATTGAGGCCACTTGGATTGAACACTTAACATAGAACACTAGTGTTCTTGACTCTGGTGATGCAATGATAATCATAGCTAACTCTTACATAGTACACAATATCTGCTGGGTGCTGTTCTAAGTGCAGGGCATGTAGTAATCTTGTAAAATCCTTACAAACCCCCCTAAAATAggcatttttattctttcctttcacATATGAGTAATTAGGATTTAGGCACATTAAGCAAGCCCAAGGTCGCATACCTAATAAGAGGTGGGAAAAGGATTCAAACTCTGGGTGTCTGGTTCTAGAATCTAGCACTTAACTACCATATAATACTTTCTAAATAGTCTTAAAATTTGGAATGAAGGATATGGGAAGATAGGACCAAATCTTTACAGACCAGAGGAGAGAGATTCTAGAGGATCACACCAAGCCCACACATTCTACAATCATAGGTCACCAGACACTATTGTACACAGAACCCCGAAATTCCCTGGAAGAAACTAGGAAAGGGAACTATTTGTGCACATTAGCTGCCTCTTGATGCTGGGATTAAAAGCTGTTCTGAAACCCCAGGGAGAATGACCTAAGAAACTGATGGACTCCATCTAAGCGAGGGTTTGTTTCCAGAATTGGATTTTGGAATTCAAAGATTTGGAATAAATTCCTCAAAAAAAGGAAGCCACGTATTTTGGAAGACTGAAGAACCAGTAAACAATTAGAAGCCAGAACACGTACCCAGTCCTTTGTCCTTGGAAGGAAGGATATATCCCTTGTGCACACACCAACCAGCATCACACCCTCACCCAGTGTGGAGAGCAAAATAAGAAGGCAAGGAGATAGTTTGATTtggccattccacaatgtatacatattttaaaacatcattttgtacatgataaatatacatgatttttatttgtcaatttaaaaaggaaagggaaggggaggggaggggatggggaggggtggagggcGCTGGAACACATGGAACAACTAGGGCTGGGGTCACCTGCGCTTTAACATCCCCTGAGTTTGCCTTGAGCCTCCAGGCCATGGACTTTGGAATGTGGCTGTGAGTCCCTAATTCTactaaatattaattttgttcAAGAGTAACTTCATCTCTCTTCACAtgcttttcctttccataccacaccAACTCCAGCAAATCTCACCAAAgccaacaaacaacaacaaatataaacACCGAAACAAACACCAAAACTAAAATCACTTACAGGTCATTTCTATATAAAAACCCTTTATTGAGAGGATCTCAGGAGACAGAAGAATCTACaactttaaagttaatattaggtaatctctgtttttcaaaagaaaaagggagagaagggaaagggagggataTTGGGAGAGGGGagacaggaaacaaaaaagaggaatggagggagcaaagaaagaagaaaagaaggaaagatccCCAACCATTTATTGATATTCCTGCCTCTTTCTGTGATTTgcctctttctctgtgtctcttctcccttCAAAACCgttcttccatttttcttaaaCAGAGCAATTCAGTTCTAACTCTTATCCTCATACTCAGTCACAAACCCAACTATGCATAACCAAATTCACTGAGTTGCTTAGTTCTACATAAGAACTTTCATTTTAACATGATCCACTCTCCTTTGAAAGCAATTTcagttataaataaatagaatcccCACATAATTTCACATGCACTACacatttaaagtaaatttaatcACTAACTTTGTCATATTTGCTGTGTGGTCTAATCCAATATTTGATGTTTTCAAATTGACATGGAATCCATTCTTCTATATCATTTGGTTTCAACATTTTCTAGCATTTGGCTTCTGGTATAACTTTGAGATTCTGTGTCTCACACTTTAACTCCTTTATCAACTCACATCAAATAAATTAACACATTAGTAAGGGTCACAGTGGGAACAAGA
The Pongo abelii isolate AG06213 chromosome 8, NHGRI_mPonAbe1-v2.0_pri, whole genome shotgun sequence genome window above contains:
- the IFIT5 gene encoding interferon-induced protein with tetratricopeptide repeats 5 (The RefSeq protein has 2 substitutions compared to this genomic sequence) produces the protein MSEIPKDTLKAILLELECHFTWNLLKEDIDLFEVEDTIGQQLEFLTTKSRLALYNLLAYVKHLKGQNKDALDCLEQAEEIIQQEHSDKEEVRSLVTWGNYAWVYYHMDQLEEAQKYTGKIGNVCKKLSSPSNYKLECPETDCEKGWALLKFGGKYYRKAKAAFEKALEVEPDNPEFNIGYAITVYRLDDSDREGSVKSFSLGPLRKAVTLNPDNGYIKVFLALKLQDVHAEAEGEKYIEEILDQISSQPYVLRYAAKFYRRKNSWNKALELLKKALEVTPTSSFLHHQMGLCYRAQMIQIKKATHNRPKGKDKLKVDELISSAIFHFKAAMERDSMFAFAYTDLANMYAEGGQYSNAEDIFRKALCLEHITDDHKHQIHYHYGRFQEFHRKSENTAIHHYLEALKVKDRSPLRTKLTSAVKKLATKRLCHNALDVQSLSALGFVYKLEGEKRQAAEYYEKAQKIDPENAEFLTALCELRLSI